A stretch of the Papaver somniferum cultivar HN1 chromosome 6, ASM357369v1, whole genome shotgun sequence genome encodes the following:
- the LOC113286822 gene encoding probable LRR receptor-like serine/threonine-protein kinase At5g10290, whose protein sequence is MMKMRVVCVILGVLLASLVCSVKSNYQGDALYALRESLNVPPSQLVNWNRDQVNPCTWSNVDCDTTNKVISLNLPSMQLSGVLSPKIGSLKTLKNLILQGNNISGEIPTEFGDLSSLTKLDLENNCLTGEIPSSLGSLKNLKFLLLSQNNLTGKIPESIAGLPSLTNLQLASNGLSGQIPDRLFEVPQHNFTGNNLNCGRGFPRPCASASDDSGVSHNSKLGLILGIIGGVVILVFGIVIFFLWKSRSKCHGREVFVDVAGEVDRRIAFGQLKQFAWRELQLATDSFSEKNVLGQGGFGKVYKGVLADNTKIAVKRLTDYQSPGGEQAFLREVEMISVAVHRNLLRLIGFCTTPSERLLVYPFMQNLSVAYRLREVKPGEPGLDWPKRKRVAVGTARGLEYLHEHCNPKIIHRDVKAANVLLDEDFEAVVGDFGLAKLVDVRSTNVTTQVRGTMGHIAPEYLSTGRSSERTDVFGYGMMLLELITGQRAIDFSRLTEDDEVLLLDHVKKLESEKKLDAIVDPNLNGKFDNAEVEIMIQVALLCTQSSSEDRPTMSEVVRMLEGEGLSEKWEEWQQDAVIRREEVERLRQRCDWGEYSTTQDQHAIELSGGR, encoded by the exons atgatgaagatgagagtAGTTTGTGTGATTCTTGGAGTATTATTGGCTTCATTGGTTTGCTCAGTGAAATCTAATTATCAAG GGGATGCATTGTATGCATTGAGAGAATCATTGAATGTGCCTCCTTCTCAGCTTGTAAATTGGAATAGGGATCAAGTTAATCCCTGCACTTGGTCCAATGTTGATTGTGACACGACTAATAAAGTCATCTCTTT AAATCTACCATCTATGCAACTCTCTGGGGTGTTGTCGCCTAAAATTGGATctctgaaaactttaaaaaatct TATATTGCAAGGCAACAACATAAGTGGAGAGATACCAACTGAGTTTGGAGACCTATCAAGCCTCACAAAGTTGGACTTGGAAAATAACTGTTTGACTGGAGAAATACCATCTTCCCTTGGAAGTCTGAAGAACCTCAAATTCTT GTTATTGAGTCAAAACAATCTCACTGGAAAGATTCCTGAATCAATTGCAGGTCTTCCGAGCTTGACAAATCT GCAGCTGGCGTCCAATGGTCTAAGTGGTCAAATACCTGATCGTTTGTTTGAAGTTCCCCAACACAA TTTTACCGGGAACAACTTGAATTGTGGCAGAGGTTTTCCCCGTCCATGTGCATCCGCTAGCGATGATTCAG GTGTTTCCCATAATTCAAAGCTTGGACTCATATTGGGAATCATAGGAGGAGTTGTGATACTTGTTTTTGGAATTGTTATATTTTTTCTCTGGAAGAGTAGAAGTAAATGCCATGGACGTGAAGTTTTTGTAGATGTTGCAG GTGAAGTTGATCGAAGAATTGCATTTGGGCAGTTGAAACAGTTTGCATGGCGAGAACTACAACTGGCTACTGATAGCTTCAGCGAGAAAAATGTTCTTGGACAGGGAGGTTTTGGAAAGGTGTACAAAGGGGTGCTTGCAGATAACACAAAAATTGCTGTAAAACGACTGACTGATTACCAAAGTCCTGGTGGGGAGCAAGCGTTTTTACGTGAAGTTGAGATGATAAGCGTAGCAGTTCACAGAAATCTCTTACGGTTGATTGGGTTTTGTACAACTCCATCTGAACGACTCTTGGTTTATCCTTTTATGCAAAATCTTAGTGTTGCTTATCGCTTGAGAG AGGTGAAACCCGGGGAACCAGGATTAGACTGGCCCAAGAGAAAACGAGTGGCTGTAGGAACAGCTCGTGGACTAGAGTATCTACATGAGCATTGCAACCCCAAGATTATCCATCGTGATGTGAAGGCTGCAAATGTATTATTAGACGAAGATTTTGAAGCTGTTGTTGGAGACTTCGGTCTGGCGAAATTAGTGGACGTTCGAAGCACTAATGTGACCACACAAGTTCGTGGTACTATGGGCCATATTGCTCCAGAATATCTATCGACTGGAAGATCCTCGGAGAGGACTGATGTTTTTGGTTACGGAATGATGCTTTTGGAACTTATCACGGGGCAACGGGCAATTGATTTCTCACGGTTGACAGAAGATGACGAGGTCTTATTGCTTGACCAT GTGAAGAAGTTGGAAAGTGAGAAAAAGTTGGATGCCATTGTAGACCCCAACTTAAATGGGAAATTTGACAATGCAGAGGTAGAAATAATGATCCAAGTTGCATTGCTGTGCACACAGTCATCTTCAGAGGATCGTCCGACTATGTCAGAGGTTGTACGAATGTTAGAAGGTGAAGGACTGTCTGAGAAATGGGAAGAGTGGCAACAGGATGCGGTTATCCGCAGAGAAGAGGTTGAGAGATTGCGTCAAAGATGTGATTGGGGAGAATATTCAACGACGCAGGACCAGCATGCAATCGAATTATCTGGTGGTAGATGA
- the LOC113286823 gene encoding outer envelope protein 64, mitochondrial-like, translated as MEKSKSMIIKNALSNTSTKTWIVIGIGVAGILIYSETRRRRNNQKAVIKEDFGAFVHSFEILPFPQPPPPAARLPLSGLTFAVNDNFDIKEYVSGFGNPDWEKTHDPATKSALVVTWMLKNGATFVGKTVMDELAFGITGENLHYGTPTNPLTPSHIPGGSSSGSAVAVAAKLVDFAIGTDTLGCVRTPASFCGILGFRPSHGAVSSIGVLPNAQSLDTIGWFARDPSILHRAGQILLRLSPGGLKKAKRLIFAEDCFQLSKVPKHKSVQVVKKSTENLSGYLPPKNVNIGQYIASNVSSLKGFYEPSANLQHGTSTLKALSNVMVLLQRYEFKTNHEEWIETAKPKLGPEISVRVLEAAKATHENIKTFYKVKTELRSALQSLLQDDGILVIPTISDLSLKLNAKKKLCTEFQDRAFALLSIAGMSGCCQVTIPLGMHDGCPVSVSLIASHGADKFLLDTVLDMYSSLQEQVTIASNSSPLPDTDGDMDTSELLKEKGNAAFKGNQWNKAVNYYTEAIKLNDSTATYYCNRSAAYLELGCYQEAEADCTKAISIDKKNVKAYLRRGTAKEMLFCYKEAAEDFKHALVLEPQNKVAKVAEKRLRKLSG; from the exons ATGGAGAAATCAAAATCAATGATTATAAAAAATGCATTATCAAATACAAGTACTAAGACATGGATTGTTATAGGTATAGGAGTTGCAGGTATTTTGATCTATAGTgaaaccagaagaagaagaaataatcaaAAAGCAGTGATCAAAGAAGATTTCGGTGCTTTTGTACATAGTTTTGAGATTCTTCCTTTTCCTCAACCGCCTCCACCTGCAGCTCGTTTGCCGCTTTCTGGTCTTACTTTTGCCGTCAATGACAA TTTTGATATTAAGGAGTATGTGAGTGGGTTTGGGAATCCAGATTGGGAAAAAACCCATGATCCAGCCACAAAATCAGCACTTGTTGTTACTTGGATGCTTAAGAATGGAGCTACTTTTGTTGGGAAAACTGTCATGGATGAATTGGCATTTGG AATTACAGGAGAGAATTTGCATTATGGTACACCTACAAACCCATTAACTCCATCTCATATTCCTGGTGGATCATCAAGCGGCTCGGCTGTGGCTGTTGCAGCTAAACTTGTCGACTTTGCTATTG GTACTGATACCTTGGGATGTGTGAGAACCCCAGCATCATTCTGTGGGATTCTAGGATTCCGACCTTCACATGGGGCTGTCTCTTCTATTGGAGTTCTTCCAAATGCACAGAGTTTAGATACCATTG GGTGGTTTGCTCGTGATCCATCCATTTTACACCGGGCTGGCCAAATTTTACTCCGGCTGTCACCAGGAGGGCTTAAAAAGGCCAAGCGTCTGATTTTTGCTGAAGACTGCTTTCAGCTTTCTAAGGTTCCTAAGCATAAATCAGTACAAGTTGTTAAGAAATCAACCGAAAACCTTTCTGGAT ATTTACCACCAAAGAATGTAAATATTGGTCAATATATAGCTTCAAATGTGTCAAGCTTAAAAGGATTTTACGAGCCCTCTGCAAACCTGCAACATGGAACTTCAACTTTGAAGGCTTTGTCTAATGTCATGGTACTTCTGCAGAG ATATGAATTCAAAACAAATCATGAAGAGTGGATTGAGACAGCTAAGCCCAAGTTAGGGCCTGAGATTTCTGTCCGTGTACTTGAAGCAGCTAAAGCCACCCATGAGAACATTAAAACCTTTTACAAGGTCAAGACTGAACTACGATCTGCGCTCCAGAGCCTTCTACAG GATGATGGAATACTAGTAATTCCAACAATATCAGATTTATCGTTAAAACTTAATGCAAAGAAGAAACTGTGCACTGAGTTCCAAGATAGAGCTTTTGCACTATTGAGCATTGCAGGGATGTCTGGTTGTTGCCAG GTGACTATCCCACTAGGGATGCATGATGGTTGTCCTGTGTCAGTTTCATTGATAGCGTCTCATGGAGCAGATAAGTTTCTTCTTGATACTGTTTTGGATATGTATTCATCTCTACAAGAGCAAGTGACCATTGCCTCAAATTCTTCACCACTACCAGACACCGACGGAGATATGGATACTTCAGAACTCTTGAAAGAAAAG GGCAATGCTGCATTCAAGGGAAATCAATGGAACAAAGCTGTGAACTACTATACTGAAGCTATCAAGCTGAATGATTCAACCGCAACCTACTACTGCAACCGATCTGCTGCTTATCTAGAATTAGGATG CTATCAAGAAGCTGAAGCAGATTGTACAAAAGCAATATCAATTGATAAAAAG AACGTGAAAGCATATTTAAGACGAGGAACTGCAAAAGAAATGTTATTCTGCTACAAAGAAGCTGCGGAAG ATTTCAAGCATGCTCTTGTCCTTGAACCACAGAACAAGGTTGCAAAAGTCGCAGAGAAAAGACTCAGAAAATTATCAGGATGA